Genomic segment of Trueperaceae bacterium:
TCGGGGTTGGTGCCTGCGGAGAAGCGGATTTCCCAAAGCTTGGAGCGTTCGTTGAAGTACGGCTTGTTGAGGAGCTTCTGGTACTTGCGCATGGGGTCCTCCAGAAATGAAGAAGCCCACCGCGTGGGTGGGCTCAAGGTGGCTTGGTTGTGGGAGGGCTTACGGGGTCAGTTCTCGCCTCGGAGTTCTCGTGCTGGCCAGTCGTGTAGTTCGCTGGCGGGTATGAGGATCTTGCGTTTGCCGGGCCGGACGGATCGGATGCGGCCTTCGGCTAGGAGGCGGTAGATGGTGTCGCGTCCGATGCGGCGGTCGTGCTTCAGGTAGAACTCCTTGGGAGAGTAGAACTTGGGTGGGGCCGCTGGATGCAGCCCGTTGCCTGCGAAAGTTGGCATGGATGGTGGTCCTTTCCGGCCGCCCACCTGCTCAGCTCATGGGGGCTGGGGCGGGCGGCCTAGTGAAGTTAGTGAATGCTGTGAAACTTGTTGGTAGGGGCTACTAACTGAAGTCGAACCCGTTGACTACGTCTGGCATGGGGTCCTCGTCGAGGACTGAGGTGATGGGTGTGGCCTCACTAGTTTCGTTGAGGAGTGCGAGCTTCTCCGCTA
This window contains:
- a CDS encoding excisionase family DNA-binding protein, coding for MPTFAGNGLHPAAPPKFYSPKEFYLKHDRRIGRDTIYRLLAEGRIRSVRPGKRKILIPASELHDWPARELRGEN